A stretch of Synechococcus sp. MIT S9220 DNA encodes these proteins:
- a CDS encoding NAD(P)H-quinone oxidoreductase subunit 5, whose translation MPSAADSAWLIPVLPLFGALITGLGLISFNRTINRLRKPVAVLLISCIGAAAVISYAVLLEQLGGAPPVEHLFIWASAGDFILPMGYVVDPLAAVMLALVTTVALLVMIYSHGYMAHDKSYVRFFTYLAIFSSSMLGLVVSPNLLEIYVFWELVGMSSYLLVGFWYDRDGAAHAAQKAFVVNRVGDFGLLLGILGLFWATGSFDFQGIADGLSAGVSSGIVPGWAALLLCLFVFMGPMAKSAQFPLHVWLPDAMEGPTPISALIHAATMVAAGVFLVARLEPLYSQFPSVGVFIAVTGTITCFLGASIALTQMDLKKGLAYSTVSQLGYMMLAMGCGAPVAGMFHLVTHAFFKAMLFLGSGSVIHAMEDVVGHEPVLAQDMRLMGGLRKKMPITAITFLIGCIAISGIPPLAGFWSKDEILGQAFGTFPILWVVGFLTAGMTAFYMFRLYFLTFEGDFRGNDEAMQAQLMAAAGKAVDEEHAHHAGSLHESPWPMTLPLVVLAVPSVLIGLLGTPWNSRFAGLLDPEEALEMAEHFSWGEFLPLAGASVAISVIGISVAVLAYALRRIDLGELVAARFPAVNAFLANKWYLDDINDKLFVRSSRKIAREVLEVDAKVVDGVVNLTGLLTLGSGEGLKYFETGRAQFYALIVFGGVIGLVVLFGVLGGPIN comes from the coding sequence ATGCCCTCGGCTGCCGACTCCGCCTGGTTGATTCCAGTGCTGCCCTTGTTCGGGGCCCTGATCACTGGTCTGGGTCTGATCAGCTTCAACCGCACAATCAACCGATTGCGAAAACCGGTGGCCGTGCTGCTGATCAGCTGCATTGGTGCTGCCGCAGTGATCAGTTATGCGGTGCTCTTGGAGCAACTGGGAGGCGCACCGCCGGTCGAACACCTGTTTATTTGGGCAAGCGCAGGGGATTTCATCCTGCCAATGGGCTACGTGGTCGACCCTCTTGCCGCAGTGATGCTGGCTCTGGTCACCACTGTGGCCTTGCTGGTGATGATCTACTCACACGGCTACATGGCGCACGACAAGAGCTACGTGCGCTTTTTCACCTACCTGGCCATCTTCAGCAGTTCGATGCTTGGACTGGTGGTGAGCCCCAACCTGCTCGAGATCTATGTGTTCTGGGAGTTGGTGGGCATGTCGTCCTATCTGCTGGTGGGCTTCTGGTACGACCGAGACGGCGCAGCACATGCCGCTCAGAAGGCTTTTGTGGTCAACAGGGTTGGTGACTTCGGCCTCTTGCTCGGCATCCTCGGTCTGTTCTGGGCTACAGGCAGTTTCGACTTCCAGGGAATCGCCGATGGGCTTTCAGCGGGAGTGAGCAGCGGCATCGTGCCGGGCTGGGCAGCTCTCCTTCTCTGTCTGTTTGTGTTCATGGGTCCGATGGCGAAATCGGCCCAGTTCCCTCTTCACGTCTGGCTGCCGGATGCGATGGAAGGTCCAACACCGATCTCGGCACTGATCCACGCCGCCACGATGGTGGCTGCCGGCGTGTTTTTGGTGGCACGTCTCGAACCGCTTTACAGCCAATTTCCGAGCGTGGGAGTGTTCATCGCAGTCACCGGCACGATCACCTGCTTTCTGGGAGCCTCGATCGCCCTCACCCAGATGGACCTCAAAAAGGGACTGGCCTACAGCACCGTGTCCCAGCTGGGCTACATGATGCTGGCCATGGGCTGTGGAGCCCCCGTTGCCGGCATGTTCCACCTGGTGACCCATGCCTTCTTCAAGGCGATGCTCTTCCTGGGGTCGGGATCAGTGATTCACGCCATGGAGGATGTGGTGGGACATGAACCTGTGCTCGCCCAGGACATGCGACTGATGGGCGGTCTGCGCAAAAAGATGCCGATCACAGCGATTACCTTCCTGATTGGCTGCATCGCCATCAGTGGCATCCCTCCACTGGCAGGCTTCTGGAGCAAAGACGAAATTCTTGGACAAGCCTTTGGCACATTTCCCATCCTCTGGGTGGTGGGCTTTCTCACCGCCGGCATGACCGCGTTTTACATGTTCCGGCTTTATTTCCTCACCTTCGAGGGAGACTTTCGCGGCAACGATGAGGCCATGCAGGCTCAGCTGATGGCTGCCGCAGGCAAGGCCGTGGATGAGGAACATGCCCACCATGCGGGCAGCCTGCATGAATCGCCATGGCCGATGACCCTGCCGCTGGTGGTGCTCGCGGTCCCCTCCGTCCTGATCGGTCTGCTCGGCACTCCCTGGAATAGCCGCTTTGCCGGACTTCTTGACCCCGAAGAAGCCCTTGAGATGGCGGAGCATTTCAGTTGGGGAGAATTCCTGCCTCTGGCAGGAGCCTCCGTTGCCATCTCCGTGATCGGAATCAGCGTGGCTGTGCTCGCCTATGCCCTGCGTCGAATCGATCTAGGTGAGCTGGTCGCAGCTCGCTTCCCAGCCGTTAATGCCTTCCTTGCCAACAAGTGGTATTTGGATGACATCAACGACAAGCTGTTCGTCCGCAGCAGCCGCAAAATTGCACGAGAGGTGCTGGAAGTTGACGCCAAAGTGGTTGATGGCGTCGTGAACCTCACCGGCCTGCTCACGCTGGGCAGCGGCGAAGGTCTCAAATACTTCGAAACCGGCCGCGCCCAGTTCTACGCCCTGATCGTGTTTGGTGGTGTCATTGGCCTGGTGGTGCTCTTTGGTGTGCTTGGCGGCCCGATTAATTGA